In Miscanthus floridulus cultivar M001 chromosome 19, ASM1932011v1, whole genome shotgun sequence, the DNA window tatccatgtgacaggcactaatatttacgtatatactcgaacctgtgtgtacagaattatatggagatgcagcggaacatattcatggatttattagcgcacgaaagaaatggatatcggagaattctttctgctgatataaaatattatcttagccatatcacaaaaaagtctatacagtagagtttgtgagcctgcgacgccgcgctctctgtgactgtgttaatttcatgaactttaccttttgaattaaatgtcactttaacattggtatttaatttaatagtattgttatcttatcgtgcgatccgtgtgtttttagtacaaaagatttagttgtcccgtagcaatgcacggacacgctacctagtagaaaaaaagaagaaagtaaAATAAAAAATGTAACTGACAGTGGGTCGCATATTTTTTAGGGAGATTATTGGTGATCTGGTGTAGCATCTTCCCCAATAATCCAACCAAATGATATTGGGCTACCCCAATACCTGTTTATTGGGAGAGATTTAGGTGGTGTTTGattcagtgactaaaatttagaaggtgtgTCGGGAGGGTGTtatatggggtgttcggatactaataaaaaacaaattatataatCCTTCAGTACTCTACGAgataattttttaagcctaattaatccggcattagcatatgttactgtagcacaacgttatcaaattatggactaattaggcttaaaagattcgtctcgtaaattagtcgcaaactatacaattagcttcataattaatctatatttagtacttcatacatgtgttCAAATATTTAATAGGAAAACGACTAAATTTTAGGAGGGGCAACCTGACACCACGGCAAGCAGCTGGAGGTGCTTTTACGGACGTGAGCTTTGTACTGTATGTATAATATAAAATAACATATATTCAGTTTATtcacgggtggcagctgtgtgtggTCCGGTCGTATAATGGTTTGTTAGATCTGGGTTAGGTAAGCGCCGAGCCTAATACTCGCGATTCGTGCGTGGGGTTAGCCAGCCGTTCGTCTCGCCAAAAAATAAACAACTGCAAAGGCAGGCGACTAGGCGAGTTCGTTTTTGCAAAAGAGAAGAAAAACAGCATGTTTCAATCATAACTTATCAATTAATTAATAGTATTTtcttctcacaataaatcagcatcaacTGAATTTATTAGCGTAGCGTAAATCCGGTGAATGAACGACAGGCAGTTGGTCAAGATCAGGATGGAGCAGGCCACGTAGCCGCGGGCGGAAGCGCTCCACCAGACCACCGGAATCCAGATTGCGCTGCGGTCTGCTGCCCGGGGCACGGGGCACGGGCTGCCAGCTCACTCCGgacgcttttttttttttgtgtgtgtgtgtggccgTTGGCCCCGTTCTAGTACGGACGCGATAAGTCATGGGCCCCCGTTTCGTTTGGGCGAAGCTTTTGTGTGGCCGACTGGCCGTTAGTCCGTACAGAGACGGACTTTTTTTTTTAGGCCTCGCATTGGGCCTTGAGTAGCGATGCAGTCTGCTACAACTTTGCGGGCGGCGTCCGAATGTCCGATCTGGACGAGTAGCCGTGTCCTGGCCTCCCGGATAAACAATTTTGTGGGATTCTCTTCGCAGGCCGCAAGTCCATGGGCTTCCTCTTAATATACGAGTACAAGCCCAACTGCACTGAGCGTTTTGTTGTTCTGCCGGAGTGCTGAGCGTTTGTGTTTGGATAGGAGGTAGTATTTTTTTTTATAGGAATTCAGAATTCCATTACTCAACCGAGTCCGCTAAATCACTGGACACTAAGTACAATATACAATCGGGCACTCGGCCGTAACAACTGAGTCCGACTCAACACTCCTACTCCCTATAGAAGCTAGCTCATGAGCAACACGGTTACCTAACATGAAAATTTACAAAAATTTCTACTCCTTcggttccttaatataagccatatagtttttagcaccaatattaacgcacggcttagGGAAGGATATGAGactgagaaaaaaaagaaaaatcaggccatcttctctttcccaatcagattgcttccaaAATCTAAgagattggttggggcatgtacTATGTACGGTGGAAAAGTTTCCAAACTAATTGGCGTGGGaactgatacgtacctatattttggaaaaaaaaaattagaaatctatatggcttatattaaggaacggagagaGTACTGTAATATAATCTCCTTCAGGTTATGCACAAGCCGCCAACCAGGGACAATCTAAATTCATCACCTTGCGCTGCCCAAACCACTTGCTTGGCATCGGTTTCTAAGCACACATCACGCAAGCCCAAAGACACAGCTGCTTTCACCCCTTCCAAACACGCCAGGACTTCCATCTGCAAAGGGCTACGTGCAAAACGCAGCCGCCCTGAAGCTGACTGAAGCACGCCACCATTATCATCACGAATAACATATCCCCATCCACCATTCTTGTCATTCTCTCTGAACGCTCCATCCGCATTAATCTTCAGAGTATCAGCAAAAGGACGCTCCCAGGTCCTTGATCGGCCATGGGCGCTCGAGCTTGCAGGAGCTGGTGAACTGAGGTTCATGATCTCCGTGGCTTGCTTCCCACTTAAGCTTGCTAGCACCTCTGATAATCGCCGTTGATTCCCTTCCCTCACGGAATTTCTTTCGTGCCAAGCATTGTTTAACAGAAGGCTGGCCTTCAGCTAGACCCCATCGTCCTTGGATAAAATAGTGCTGACAACCTCCTTTGCATCATGGCAATTGGTCAGTTCTACTCTTAGGTCCTCTACTAGTCCTGCACACCTCCAAACAACCTTCACATGTTTGCATCTAAAAAAAAGATGGCCCCCATCCTCCCAAGCATAATTGCACAAGAGACATCTTGGATCAATCTTCATACCCCTTCCGCTGAGATTTGAGCAGAGAGCCAAAGAATTATGTGCCAATCTCCACATAAAATACTTTAATCTGTTAGGTCCTTCCATATTCCAAATCATTGACCAGATTTTCTCTCTATTCCCCCCTGCGCCTGAACTTGACTCACCAGGAGCTGTTCTGCTGCTCGGATAATTATCATCACAAAGAACTCTACACGCCGACTTCACCGAGAAAATGCCCTTTGAATCAAAATGCCAAGAGATAATGTCCTCCATATCCATATGCACGGGAATGGCCAATATATTGGGTACATCATCTTGCCAGAAAATACTCTCCACTAGCTTCTTATCCCATGTACCCGTCGAAGGGTCGATCAGTCGGCCACCCTGGGCAGGATAGTGaccctcctcgctcctcggcgtgATCGGCCTGTGTGTAATCGCGCACGACAGCCACGGGTCCTCCCATATTCTAATTTTCTCTCCATTGCCCACTCGCCAAATAATGCCCTTCTTCAACGGTTCCATTCCTTTGAGAATACTTCGCCAAGTGTAGGACATACCATCACAAGTAGGACGAAATCCCTAAAAAGGGATATTCTTCCAAGATACTATCCTCAGGCATCCTTCCAAATTGAGGTGAGAGTTCATCTTCTCCCGATGACATATACCAAATCTAGTCCAAAACGCATTTGAATCGATGAAAGAACATCGACGGTTGAATCATCGGGTATAACATAGGTTGTTGATTAATCACATTTAATCTTTAATTTTCTCTTCGCAATCATCAACGATGAGATCTATGACCTAGAGTAGCTGGTCTCATTAGGAGTGCCAAACAACACCTTCCTAGCAAATAATGACCACAGATAGATTGCTTGTAGCGATGACATCGTCGTGGCAATTATTGAAATGATCACAAGACTCCACAAAAATAAAACAACCGTAGTAAATGAGAGATGGGTCCCCTCTCCTTGCCATCGGCGAACTCGGAgggaaagaagaagagagctccTAGACGGTGACGTGGAGCAAAGGACACAGCGATTGTCTCTTGGTAGGGTGACACAACTCTTTTACCTGTGTAAACTTTGacaaagatcaaatattttataaaGTCGCATTATTTATCTACGGCATTAGAAAATTTTAAATCCAAACGGACCTAAACCTCTACTACTAGGTCTCAATGGTCATATTGATCGATCATAGCTAAACGCaggcattaaataatttatagGCACTCAAATAGATAACTCACTACATATATATGTTGAGTCGTTTGTGAGTAAAAAGCGTATAGATGACTTACCGTTCGTGAATAGTATAAACCCTTATTAGGAGATTTCCAATAAACTACTCTTTAAATCCAACATTTTCATGGTTGAAATTGAAAGTTTTGATAATGCTGATGATGTGCGCAGCTTCAAAATTTTGACGAACCGACGGAAAGGCCAACAAAGGTCGGTTGGCATGATCCACGAAAAGAGTTGGTCTACTCGGGCCACGTTGTCCTCCACGATTCACAGGCGCCCCCACCCACCCCATTCGTGCCCGTGCCGGCCGGCGCCTGCTGCACCTCCTGGCCTAACCCAAACGTCAGATCGCATCGTGCTCTGCTTTCCTTTCCCGATCAGACCGCACCAAAAGGCGGCACGTCATTGCTGTCGAGAGAATTCGCAGCCGAGACGGCAAAATCCAGGCCGCCACAGATCCCCTTCCCATCCAGGCTTCCAGTTCCAGCTCCAGCCCCCCCGGGTTCTCCGCAGGCCGCCCGCAGCCGGCAGACGCAGACCCGATCAAGCACGCTGCCGTTGCCGGCTGGGCAAGGCAAGCGAAGCAGCCGCGCGCCCAGTCCCCACGCAGCACGCGATTCGCGCCGCCCCCCTCCTCTAATCTAACCCTAGAGCGCTCCGCCCGCCTCGGCGCCGCTGAATTGCAATCGCAATTCCACCTAGTCCCGAGCCAATCCACGCGacgcttcctcttcctcttcctcttcctcttcccggCGCTTCGTCGGGCGGCAATCGCCATGGATCCGCACCCACCCTTCGACCACCCGCACCACCGCCGCGCCGCGCACCCCGGCAACCACTACCTAGACCAGCAGCaccccggccaccaccaccactacttggccgccggcggcggcggcggcggcgctgccccCGCGCGGTCCAGGTATGACTACGAGTACGACTCCCGCCCGATCCAGTATCCCCCtcccgaccaccaccaccaccccctcCCGCGCGTCCACCAacagcccccgccgccgccgccgccgccgccccagccgctgcccccgccgccacctcccCCGCCGCACCACCGCCACGACGCCCCCCACTACGCCCCCCTCCCGCTCCGCCCCACGCCGGAAACCTACTCCCCGCCGCCGTACCACAACCCTCCTCCTTCTCATCAGCCGTACCACCAGCAGCGCCACGTCGGCGGTGGCGACTTCCGCCCCGCCGACGAGATCCGCCGCATCCCCAgccaccacccccaccaccatcaccaccaccagcagCCGCAGCACCATCACCACCAGCAGCTGCCGCACCACCTTCACCAGCAGCCACAGCTCTCCTGGGAGGAGATTGAGGAGGGGCGCCACTACGCTGCCCACAAGCTGAAGCCGCAGCTCTCGTgggaggaggctgaagaggagcGGCGCTACGCCGCCCGTCAGCTCCGGGTGTCGCTGTCGCCACCCGGTGCACGGAAGAGGTACCACTGCGTCATGCATGACTCGGGTGACCGGGAGAGCACATCTAGCTCTGGCCCGCCACCCCGCCGCCAGAGGCAACAGCCGCACCCTAGTTATTCTCCCCCACCAGATGACAGTTTTGTAGATAGGGCAACTAGTTATTCTTGTTACGGCAGCCACGAGGGCTTTGTGGCGCACAGCGACAGTAATGGAAACAGGAAGATGCCGATGTCCATGTCGACTATGCTGCCTGGCTCGCCGAGGCGAGCCCCACAGAAGATGGCTCCTACGAGATTGTCTGTGTGGCATCGTATTGAGGAGAATCCCTCACTGTATACGCCACCTTCTCCACGCAAGGTGCCAAAGGAGGTGCATATTTCGCCGAGCAAGACCAAAAACTCTGGGTCTGCGTCAAAGGAATTGGCCAGCGTAATTTCTTTGGATTGCAAGGCAAAGAGTTCTGATTGTAAGGGTAGTGATGATAGTGCAGGAATGAAGAAGAATGCAGCAAAGAAAACTGAGAAGGTGCTGTCCTCAGTTATTGTGAAGCCTTCACCAGAAGccaaggaaaaagaaagagctGTTAATAAGGTTACCAAGAAGCCTGACAAGGTTGGTAATAGTGTACCAGGTTTCATGAGTGCAGGTGTGAGATCGGCGGCCTTTCCTGGTCCTGGTGTGAAGAAAGTGAAAAAGATAGTCATCAAGAAGATTGTTAGGAAGATCGGTGCCAAAGATAAACAAACTAGTAGTTTGACCGTCTCAGAAAAGGACAGCATTGATGCTAATGTGGATGCCTCTGAGAAAGAAGAAGCTAATGCAAATGCTTCTGAGAAAGAAGAGGGTGAGATCACAACATCATCTTTTGAAAAGGATGCTATCTCTGCACACAATTTGGTCAGTACTGGTGATACAGCTGGAGTTGCTAACAGCGTGGAGGTCCAGAAGGAACAAAATAATGATTTGGTGAATCTGAGTAAGAGCAATGCTGCTTCAACCATTGCATCTACGGATACTCTTGACCCATCAAGTGCTAGCCGGAGAAAACATCCTGGAAAAGAAGATTATAAGAGCTTCGTGAATTCAATTGATGGCAATGCATCTCCAGCCATTGAATCTTCCAAAACATTTAATACAAGTGGTGTTGAACATCCCCGAAAAGAAGATGATAGGTGTTTCATCAATTCAAGTGTTAAAAATGCTACCCTTCATTGTGAGAACAATAATTCTCAACAGGAAGAAGAGGGTGAAATTCTGGCTGTTTCAGGTCCAGTGAATGTTGGAAGTAATTGCCCAAGGATTCTTGATGCAGTGGAACCACATGATTGTGAAGTGGAAAACATGGAAGACAACAAAGTTCCTGAGGTCATGAGTGGAAATAGTGCTGTTTACGTGAATGGAGCTAAGGATTGTACAACAGAAGTTAGTGGAAGTGAGGATGACAGGAGGGAAGAAGGCCTTTTCCTTCTAAATGATCCCCTTAGAAGTCCTAGTACAGATGATGAAGTTAGCATGACTCCGAGCAAGGATAACCATGAAAAAGAGGGTATGATTCTGATTGGTGCAAGTGAAGTGTGTGCTGCTTCTGTAGGCCAACCTGAGGGAAATCCCAAGATAGCAGAAGCCGCTGTTGCTCATGGTGCACGTAAGGAACAAGGCAATCTGCTGAACAATCCAGGAGAAAAGGATGTGGCATCTTTTGGATCTTCGGGAACCCTTAATACCATGGAAAAAAGTGTTAATGAGATTACCCAGGAGAAAGAGTGGACATTGCCCATTGAACCAAATGAAGCTACTTCTTTTGCACACCAAAATGTGCCAGCCTTGAGTACATTACAAAATAATGTTAGTGAGAATATCCAGAAGGAGAGCCAAATGCCCATGGATTCAAGTGCTTTTCAAACAATAGAATGCGCCACAATAGAAGTTGTTAGTAGTAAGTTTGCTCAGAATGTAGCGTGCAAGAGCCCCATGGATTTAAATGGAACGAATGAAGGAACTACAGATAACTCCATGTACACTCCAGAGTTTGCTGTAGCAGGTGGAACCGAGGATAGAAGCATGCAAGTTGATTTCCACGATGCGAAAGCTGCTTTAAGTAAGCCGGATCTTCCCCTGGAAGTAGTGGATACAGATACCCATGCTCTGCAGTCATCCAGAGATACAGAGAGCACAATTCTGCCATCATTGGATGATGATCCTATGAAGGATTCCTCTGGTGCTGTTATTCTGAATAATGGTGTAGGGAGGAGCACTTCATCTCAAGTAGCAGAACTGTCACATCTTCATAGACCCCACCCGCCTCCTGACCACAACCCATCCTCCTTACATTCCCATGATTCACCATCTGTATCTGGTAACAGTGAGCATTCTGTTCGTACAGCTTTGACCCTTGGTAATAATATCTATTTCAGTAGTGCAGAGAGTGAGGGACAGCCTGAGGAAAACCATAACCTAGTGGATGTAAACCAAGGATTTGATGTGACAATGACGGAATTTGGTAATATTGTCAAAAGAAAAGGTGAATCTGGCAATGACTTTATGAATGCAGGCAGTCAGAGTTGGTTGACTTTACCACTTACTGTCAGCTGCTTGGATAATGATGCTGCTGGTAGTAATGAGAGGTTAGGTTTAGAGCAGATTGTGGATGAAGGTGCCTCTGTCTGTCAGGATCATGATAGTGTGCCAAATATTGACCAGCGTGGCAGTATTGATATTTTGTCTGGACAGGATCACAGCCTCAAACTATGTGATATCAGTATGCCTCAAGCAGACCTTTTGGCAACCGAAGAGGGAAATAAGGATGTTGAGGATGAGATTGTTCTCCCAGGTTCTTCTGTTAATTCTGTAGATGTTTTAGATCACAATAGTTATCGCACAGTGGATAAACCTATAGATAACCTTAATAAACCGATTCTCTTATCTTCACAATCTGCTGATGCACCAGGTCAAGAGTTAGCTTCTTCTCAGGTATCTGTTGATTCTGATGACACCTATCATGGAAGTACTGAGGACCCTGTGGGCGTGTCAAGTACAACACCTGATTCGATATCCTCCTGGATTGAAGCCATTGTATCAGAAGCTAAAAAGGATCATCAATCATGCAAATCCTCTCTACTTCCTATCAGTTCCCCAGACAAGGTATCAGCACCAAAGGAGGATAGCAAGAAGGCATTGTCAGATTCAGTAGTCAACTCTGTAGTAAAATCTCCCCCTCGAATTAATATTGCAAGCTCCACAGTATCGAAGGTACCTACTAAACAGGTGGCTTTGCCCGATTCATTGCGAGAGCCCCCTCGCTTAAACCAGAATGCAAGGAACAGGACATGGCGTCGTGACAATGTGTCATCTTCTAATTCAGCATTGCATGTTTCACAGGCTTCAGGATTGCCCCCTAAACTCCCAGTAAAAAAGAACAGCAAAAGTGAAAACTCTTATATCCGCAAGGGTAATGCCCTCATTAGAAATCCAGCCACTGGAAATCATCTTCATTCTTCTTCTAGTCTAGATTCTCAAAATAAGTTGAGTAAGCCTGTTATGAGGAGAAGCATGAACTTTGTCAGGAAAGTCGATTCAAAAGACGTAGCACATTCTCATATTTCAGTTGAAAGACCCAAGaccccacctttgccacttcacaCCAAATCCATCAGTTGTGCTGTGAATGTTTTGGAGCCATTGTCTAAAAAATTGCAGCAACAGGTCCTTGAAACTGAAAAGGAAGATTCCAGTGGGCAGGTTAACTCAGGTGCTGACAATCCAAGCATTATTAGTTCGCACAAGTCTGAAGCCCTTGATGCTGGTAAAGCAATTTATGTTAGACCAAAGTTAAATCAACTTGTTGCTGCACAGGGGCAACATCTTGGTGAGTCGAGTAACATTTCCTTGGATAAGATTATGTTACTGCAGCCATCCGCAACATCTGATCTCTATTTCAAGAAAAGGAAAAATCAGATTATTTTGGGTCCCTCTACTTCTGATGCTCCGAGTTCAAAAGATACATCTCAGGCTGAGAATATAAAGTCAGGTGAGAGTAAAGTTCTAATGTCTGCATCTTCCAACAACAATATCACTGTGGCAAAGGACAGGCCGCACAAAGGTAACATGCTATATAAAAATACTTGTTCATACTTGTTCGGCTGTTCCTTGTACCTTTAACCAAGTTGTTATTTAATTAACATGTCAGCATTCTCTAGTATGCTGGAACTTGTTTGGAAATGACATATAATGTATTTCACGTCTATCGAGCAAGTAGTTTTGCATGTCTGTCTTTTTTATTTCAGTTATGTTCTTCAGTGTAAGGAACATTAGCTAAATTGAAAAATTGAGAACCATAACTAAATATGAATGATATTATTGCCAAACTATGCAGACCTGGTTATAGTCCTATAGATGACCTTTCCTCTTGGTATCCCACTCTTTCACCTTTTGAAGATCGAGACATGAACACCTTTCTCCTGCTTTTTCTATGATGAGTTGATGACTTCACACTGTTTTTCCTACAAGATTTGGTCACTACTTGTCAAACCTTTGTGTAGACAGCATCTTTGTTCTAAACTACATTGCTGCcagccttttctttcttttccctcttgaCCTATGCTTTCTGAGGGCATGTACTTGGACAATGAAGCATTTGTGTAAATTTTCTAAATGCAGCTCTTCATACAACAAATACTGTCAGAAGTTTCTCTCATGTCTGGACACTTAGTGGACAAAATCCTCGAAAGAAATCTTTTGTGGGAGCTAGTCATATGAAGGTCTTCCCTCGTATACTTCCATGGAAAAGAAAAATATTCTGCCAGAACTTCAGAGGCAGTTACTCTTCGTTGTTGAATACAAGCTCTATAGGGATAATGAGGTAACCAATACCAGAATGGCCTTAATTTTCCCTTATTCTGTATTGATTCATTCCATTCAATTTGTTAATAGCAAGTCATGATCCTCTATCATTTGTCAGAAAATTATTGCAAACAAAGAAGAGAAGTACTATTTACACCGTCTCTACTGATGGATTCTCCCTTCGGAAATCTGGAGTGTTAAGTATAGGCGGGTCAAGTTTGAAATGGTCAAGGTCCCTTGAGAAACATTCTCAAAAGGTTAATGAGGTATTGAATTCAGAGATGCATAATCTCCCTGATCACTCATTGAGTAATCCATGTGAATTTAGTTTAGTGTTCTAACCACCACTGCATTATATTCAGATGTGGAATTCAATGGAAACATGTGAGGATAGATTTAAATATAACTGTATCTTCTTTTAGCTCTTGAAGCTCAAATATAAATATTATTCTTAATGAATCCCTGTTTTGAGAGTTAACACTTGTTAGACTGTTAGTAGGGTCATGAGAACATATACTAGACTATCTTGTTTCCTAGTTTCATTTGTTAAATGTTATTTCAGAATTAGTAACTTGCATAGTTTCTATGTTTTTCAACACCAAGAACATTATTTTGTTAAGTTTATAGAGCTGCTGCCTTGCACAATTTTTGCTTGATCAAACATGCGCAATCTGAAATCTGGATTGCAGGAAGCTACACAGGCAGTTGCTGAagttgaaagaaagaaaagagaaaagagaaaacgACAGTCTCTCCGTAACAAGGGAAGGAATGGTAATGCATTAGGTATCTTTCGATGGCCATAAGCTAAAATATTATATGCATGATACATAACTGTATAATTCCGTGCAATGCAATTGTTCTGTTTTTCATATGACTTTCAATCTTTCATGCTTCCTCACCTTAAAATTTAATGAGTTACTGATGCACCAGATTGATTTTCAATTTGTGTTGTCTAAGTCTAACATGTTCTACTCTTTGTAGTCCAGTTTAAGATTCATGGTTGAATAATTAGTAATTATTCATGATTATGTACCTTGCCATGTTGGAACATTTTGGTTTGGACTAACTTTCTTAGAACTATCAGTACCTAGTCTCCTAATTATCATATCTGATTTTTCCATTTCTCACTAGATTTGTGTTGTTTTGACTTATGGTTCATGATTCCCATTTTGTTTTCAGATCGATACTCTGCATCAGTTGCTGCCAATCAATTAACAAATAGCAGCAGAGCATCTTCAGATTCAAGGGTGTCGTCAACTTGCAATGAGTATGCTTCGCACCATGTTGCATTGTATCTTGTATTAGGAATAACAGACAGAATCATGACATCTCTTTCTCTACTTGTCTTTCTATGAGCAGATACGTGCGTGTTAACAAAGGTAACCAACTGGTCAGAAATCCGAAGAAAGTAATCCGCATGCTAGCAAGTGAGAAAGTTCGATGGAGTTTGCACACTGTTAGAAGACGGTTGGCAAAGAAGCAGCAATATTGTCAATTCTTCACTCGCTTCGGCGAGTGTAAAAAATCTGGTGGCAAGTGTCCCTATATTCATGACCGAGCTAAAGTGGCTATCTGTACTAAATTTCTTAAAGGCTTGTGTTCTAGTACTAGTTGCAAACTAACTCACAAGGTAAGATTTCTTCTTGATTCTACTAGTGATCATGGCTTCATTCTTTTCCATCATGAGTATCTGTCCTGCAGGTCCTGCCAGAAAGAATGCCAGATTGTTCTTACTTTCTTCAAGGTGATTCATTTCAGTGTCATTGTACCGTTGTTTACTATCCTTTGCAATTGATTGCCTGCTTACATGTATGTTTGGCATCGCTAGCAGGGCTCTGTACCAACACAGCCTGTCCCTATAGGCATGTGAAAGTGAACTCGAACGCCCCTGTTTGCGAAGATTTTTTGAAGGGATATTGTGCTGATGGTGATGAGGTATTTATGATATCACTAGAATTATATTGATCTTAAATTTTTGTTCCGCGCCTTGCATTGGAGGGTAGGTAGGCACATGATTTCCTATGGAGGTAGCATAAAGCTTGCTTCCACTGGATTGTTAGTGTGAACGATATTTCGTATCAGAATTAATATATGTAGGTTGGTGTCCTTCCTTTGCATATTTGTTCTAACATGAAATGTTTTATAGGACATAGTGTCAAAATATCCACCTTTTAGTTCCTTAATTTTGGATAATCTAATTCAGTTGAGTGTTGATTCTTCATAGATAAATAGATCAGAAAGGTTGCCTCCTTTTGGGGGAAACCTAT includes these proteins:
- the LOC136526937 gene encoding uncharacterized protein isoform X3, with protein sequence MDPHPPFDHPHHRRAAHPGNHYLDQQHPGHHHHYLAAGGGGGGAAPARSRYDYEYDSRPIQYPPPDHHHHPLPRVHQQPPPPPPPPPQPLPPPPPPPPHHRHDAPHYAPLPLRPTPETYSPPPYHNPPPSHQPYHQQRHVGGGDFRPADEIRRIPSHHPHHHHHHQQPQHHHHQQLPHHLHQQPQLSWEEIEEGRHYAAHKLKPQLSWEEAEEERRYAARQLRVSLSPPGARKRYHCVMHDSGDRESTSSSGPPPRRQRQQPHPSYSPPPDDSFVDRATSYSCYGSHEGFVAHSDSNGNRKMPMSMSTMLPGSPRRAPQKMAPTRLSVWHRIEENPSLYTPPSPRKVPKEVHISPSKTKNSGSASKELASVISLDCKAKSSDCKGSDDSAGMKKNAAKKTEKVLSSVIVKPSPEAKEKERAVNKVTKKPDKVGNSVPGFMSAGVRSAAFPGPGVKKVKKIVIKKIVRKIGAKDKQTSSLTVSEKDSIDANVDASEKEEANANASEKEEGEITTSSFEKDAISAHNLVSTGDTAGVANSVEVQKEQNNDLVNLSKSNAASTIASTDTLDPSSASRRKHPGKEDYKSFVNSIDGNASPAIESSKTFNTSGVEHPRKEDDRCFINSSVKNATLHCENNNSQQEEEGEILAVSGPVNVGSNCPRILDAVEPHDCEVENMEDNKVPEVMSGNSAVYVNGAKDCTTEVSGSEDDRREEGLFLLNDPLRSPSTDDEVSMTPSKDNHEKEGMILIGASEVCAASVGQPEGNPKIAEAAVAHGARKEQGNLLNNPGEKDVASFGSSGTLNTMEKSVNEITQEKEWTLPIEPNEATSFAHQNVPALSTLQNNVSENIQKESQMPMDSSAFQTIECATIEVVSSKFAQNVACKSPMDLNGTNEGTTDNSMYTPEFAVAGGTEDRSMQVDFHDAKAALSKPDLPLEVVDTDTHALQSSRDTESTILPSLDDDPMKDSSGAVILNNGVGRSTSSQVAELSHLHRPHPPPDHNPSSLHSHDSPSVSGNSEHSVRTALTLGNNIYFSSAESEGQPEENHNLVDVNQGFDVTMTEFGNIVKRKGESGNDFMNAGSQSWLTLPLTVSCLDNDAAGSNERLGLEQIVDEGASVCQDHDSVPNIDQRGSIDILSGQDHSLKLCDISMPQADLLATEEGNKDVEDEIVLPGSSVNSVDVLDHNSYRTVDKPIDNLNKPILLSSQSADAPGQELASSQVSVDSDDTYHGSTEDPVGVSSTTPDSISSWIEAIVSEAKKDHQSCKSSLLPISSPDKVSAPKEDSKKALSDSVVNSVVKSPPRINIASSTVSKVPTKQVALPDSLREPPRLNQNARNRTWRRDNVSSSNSALHVSQASGLPPKLPVKKNSKSENSYIRKGNALIRNPATGNHLHSSSSLDSQNKLSKPVMRRSMNFVRKVDSKDVAHSHISVERPKTPPLPLHTKSISCAVNVLEPLSKKLQQQVLETEKEDSSGQVNSGADNPSIISSHKSEALDAGKAIYVRPKLNQLVAAQGQHLGESSNISLDKIMLLQPSATSDLYFKKRKNQIILGPSTSDAPSSKDTSQAENIKSGESKVLMSASSNNNITVAKDRPHKALHTTNTVRSFSHVWTLSGQNPRKKSFVGASHMKVFPRILPWKRKIFCQNFRGSYSSLLNTSSIGIMRKLLQTKKRSTIYTVSTDGFSLRKSGVLSIGGSSLKWSRSLEKHSQKVNEFIELLPCTIFA